The Shewanella sp. NFH-SH190041 genome has a window encoding:
- the cheY gene encoding chemotaxis response regulator CheY, protein MDKNMKILIVDDFSTMRRIIKNLLRDLGFNNTQEADDGSTALPMLQKGDFDFVVTDWNMPGMQGIDLLKAIRADEKLKNIPVLMVTAEAKREQIIAAAQAGVNGYVVKPFTAATLKEKLDKIFERLG, encoded by the coding sequence TTGGACAAGAATATGAAAATTCTCATCGTTGATGACTTCTCAACTATGAGACGAATCATTAAGAACTTGTTACGAGATCTTGGGTTTAATAATACCCAAGAAGCAGATGACGGCTCAACTGCACTGCCTATGCTGCAAAAGGGCGATTTTGATTTCGTAGTAACAGATTGGAATATGCCTGGTATGCAGGGTATCGATCTGTTGAAAGCGATTCGTGCAGATGAAAAATTGAAGAATATTCCAGTGCTGATGGTAACTGCTGAAGCTAAGCGTGAGCAGATTATTGCTGCAGCACAAGCAGGTGTTAATGGCTATGTGGTTAAGCCATTTACTGCTGCAACGTTGAAAGAAAAACTGGATAAGATTTTCGAAAGACTCGGCTAA
- a CDS encoding MinD/ParA family protein, which yields MLLSSAYKRDQASGLRMMNHIYNEKVKVMAVTGGKGGVGKTSVSINTAAALAEKGQRVLVLDADLGLANVDVMLGLRAERNLSHVLSGEAELDDIIVRGPNGIGIVPATSGTQGMVELSSAQHAGLIRAFSEMKTQFDVLIVDTAAGISDMVLSFARASQDVVVVVCDEPTSITDAYALIKILSREHGVFRFKIVANMVRSLREGMELFAKLSKVTDRFLDVALELVATIPFDENLRKSVRKQKLIVEAFPKSPASIAYQGLANKVNSWPVPQQPGGHLEFFVERLIQRPEYKKDEVSE from the coding sequence ATGCTTTTGAGTAGTGCTTATAAAAGGGATCAAGCAAGCGGCTTACGAATGATGAATCATATATATAACGAAAAAGTAAAAGTCATGGCTGTCACCGGGGGTAAAGGTGGCGTAGGTAAAACCAGTGTTTCGATTAATACTGCCGCAGCATTAGCAGAAAAAGGCCAGCGAGTGTTGGTATTGGATGCTGATTTGGGATTGGCAAATGTCGATGTCATGTTGGGGTTGCGGGCAGAACGTAACTTGTCCCATGTGTTGTCCGGGGAAGCTGAATTGGACGATATTATCGTCCGAGGCCCAAATGGGATTGGCATTGTGCCAGCCACATCTGGAACCCAAGGCATGGTGGAGTTGTCTTCTGCTCAGCATGCGGGACTCATTCGGGCGTTCAGTGAAATGAAAACCCAATTTGATGTGCTAATTGTGGATACCGCTGCTGGTATCTCCGATATGGTACTGAGTTTTGCGCGGGCCTCTCAGGATGTTGTCGTGGTGGTGTGTGATGAACCTACATCTATTACGGATGCGTATGCTCTCATCAAGATCCTCAGTCGTGAGCATGGTGTTTTTCGTTTTAAAATAGTCGCTAACATGGTTCGCAGCCTCCGTGAAGGAATGGAGTTGTTTGCTAAACTTAGCAAGGTTACGGATCGATTCTTAGATGTCGCGCTGGAATTGGTGGCGACGATTCCCTTTGATGAAAACCTGAGGAAATCGGTGCGTAAACAAAAATTGATTGTTGAAGCATTCCCCAAATCACCTGCATCAATCGCTTATCAGGGATTAGCGAATAAGGTGAATAGTTGGCCTGTCCCCCAACAGCCTGGTGGACACCTTGAGTTTTTTGTGGAGCGTTTGATTCAGCGTCCGGAATATAAAAAGGATGAAGTGAGTGAATAA
- the fliR gene encoding flagellar biosynthetic protein FliR, with translation MQLLMETLNGAISGYLWPLCRVAALLMVMAVFGATTTPMRVRLLLSLALTVAIAPVLPPMPDIAPFSLQAVFVIAQQILIGAAMGLVTVLLVQTFVLTGQIIGMQTSLGFASMVDPASGQQTPVVGNLFLLLTTMIFLAVDGHLVMIRMLVASFDTLPVSTSGIVVGRYRELADWGSYLFGAALTMSMSAIVALLLINLAFGVMTRAAPQLNIFAIGFPITMLSGLFVLWLTLSPVMAHFFEVWRSAQLLLCDLVNLQCRTDGRF, from the coding sequence ATGCAACTGTTGATGGAGACCTTGAATGGGGCTATCAGCGGTTATCTTTGGCCTTTGTGCAGGGTCGCGGCTTTGCTGATGGTGATGGCCGTATTCGGTGCAACCACGACGCCGATGCGGGTAAGGTTATTGCTGTCTTTGGCTCTGACAGTTGCGATAGCGCCCGTGCTTCCCCCCATGCCAGATATTGCCCCTTTCTCTCTGCAAGCTGTATTTGTGATTGCTCAGCAAATTCTGATTGGCGCTGCAATGGGATTAGTGACTGTACTGTTGGTGCAAACATTTGTGCTGACAGGGCAGATTATTGGTATGCAGACCAGTTTAGGTTTTGCATCTATGGTGGATCCTGCCTCTGGGCAACAGACACCTGTGGTGGGAAACCTGTTTTTATTGCTAACAACCATGATTTTTTTGGCCGTAGATGGGCATTTGGTTATGATCCGCATGCTGGTGGCCAGTTTTGATACCTTGCCTGTTTCAACGTCCGGCATTGTGGTTGGGCGATATCGAGAGTTGGCTGACTGGGGCAGTTATCTGTTTGGTGCCGCATTAACTATGTCTATGTCAGCAATTGTGGCACTGCTGCTGATTAACCTCGCATTCGGTGTGATGACGCGGGCAGCCCCACAGTTGAATATTTTTGCCATCGGTTTTCCTATTACGATGCTGAGTGGGTTATTTGTGCTTTGGCTGACGCTATCCCCGGTTATGGCACATTTTTTTGAAGTATGGCGCTCAGCTCAGTTGTTGCTGTGCGATTTGGTTAATTTGCAGTGTCGTACTGATGGGCGGTTTTAA
- the flhB gene encoding flagellar biosynthesis protein FlhB, translating into MAEHDSGQERTEEATPKRRQEARDKGQIARSKELGTAAVLLAAAGGFMLTGPSLAQALDNIMSRVFTLSREQVFDVNQMFLVWHWIGEVLAWPLLSFIVLLALLAFAGNVLLGGMNFSAQAMLPKGNRMDPLKGFKRMFGVQALVELGKGLAKFSVVALAAFFLLRLYFDEILSLSQEHLPGNIYHALDLLMWLFLLLCSSVIVIVVIDVPFQLWNHNKQLRMTQQEVKDEFKDTEGKPEVKSRVRQLQRELAQRRMMSDVPSADVIVVNPEHYAVAIKYDPVKSPAPYVVAKGIDSVAFQIRAIGRDYNIAIVSAPPLARAIYHTTKLSQQIPDGLFTAVAQVLAYVFQLKQYQQGRGAKPKPIPLKQPIPDELQY; encoded by the coding sequence ATGGCAGAGCATGATTCTGGTCAGGAGCGGACTGAAGAAGCCACACCCAAACGCAGACAGGAGGCGAGGGATAAAGGTCAGATAGCCCGCTCAAAAGAGTTAGGCACTGCAGCGGTATTGCTGGCGGCAGCTGGCGGCTTTATGTTGACCGGCCCGTCATTGGCGCAGGCTTTGGACAATATTATGAGCCGGGTTTTTACCTTGTCCAGAGAACAGGTTTTTGACGTTAATCAGATGTTTCTGGTCTGGCATTGGATTGGCGAGGTGCTTGCTTGGCCATTGTTGTCTTTTATTGTGTTACTGGCTTTATTGGCATTTGCCGGCAATGTCCTGTTGGGCGGCATGAATTTTTCCGCTCAAGCCATGCTTCCCAAAGGTAATCGAATGGATCCGCTGAAAGGATTTAAGCGCATGTTTGGGGTGCAGGCATTGGTTGAGCTGGGTAAAGGGCTGGCGAAATTCTCTGTAGTGGCATTAGCCGCTTTTTTCCTACTCCGACTGTATTTTGACGAGATTTTATCTTTGTCTCAAGAGCATCTGCCTGGGAATATTTATCATGCATTGGATTTATTGATGTGGCTATTTTTGCTGCTCTGTAGTTCGGTAATTGTCATTGTGGTGATCGATGTGCCTTTTCAGTTATGGAACCACAATAAGCAGTTACGGATGACACAGCAGGAAGTGAAAGATGAATTTAAAGATACTGAGGGAAAACCAGAAGTCAAAAGTCGGGTTCGACAATTACAGCGAGAATTAGCTCAGCGGCGCATGATGTCAGATGTGCCTAGCGCGGATGTGATTGTGGTGAATCCGGAACATTATGCTGTAGCGATTAAATACGACCCGGTTAAATCTCCAGCGCCATATGTTGTTGCAAAAGGGATTGATTCAGTTGCATTTCAAATTCGGGCCATTGGCCGGGATTATAATATTGCCATTGTGTCAGCCCCGCCGTTGGCGCGCGCTATTTACCATACCACTAAGTTATCCCAGCAGATCCCGGATGGCCTTTTTACTGCTGTTGCTCAAGTGTTGGCCTATGTGTTTCAGCTTAAGCAATATCAGCAAGGTCGGGGAGCTAAACCCAAGCCAATCCCCCTGAAGCAGCCCATACCTGATGAGCTGCAATATTAA
- the flhA gene encoding flagellar biosynthesis protein FlhA codes for MNLKLSLTQIRQLAPVNITGLGTPALVLAALAMVVLPMPAFLLDILFSFNIALALVVLLVAIYTNRPLDFAAFPTVLLVATLLRLALNVASTRVVLLDGHNGSDAAGNVIEAFGSVVIGGNYAVGLVVFLILIIINFAVVTKGAGRISEVSARFTLDAMPGKQMAIDADLNAGLINQEQARTRRDEVTREADFYGAMDGASKFVKGDAVAGIMILIINMLGGFIIGMAQHDLDFGSAAEIYTLLTIGDGLVAQIPGLLLSIAAALMVTRQNESGDMGQMVIGQMFDSPKALGIAAAVLFVMGIVPGMPHLAFLLFALLAAAGAYWIVRRNKAEVDAANQAQLQPLGAGDAQPKELSWDDVQHVDTIGLEVGYRLIPLVDKGQGGELLSRIKGVRKKLSQELGFLVPAVHIRDNLDLAPSAYRIALMGVVVGEAEITPDCELAINPGQVYGKLEGVETRDPAFGLEAVWITPNLREHAQTLGYTVVDTATVIATHISQLLTNNAAKLLGYEEVQQLLDILAKQAPKLVDGFIPDVMTLGTVVKVMQNLLNEGVSIRDQRTIVQTLLEYGPKSTDTEVLTAAVRIALKRMIVQEIAGPELEIPVITLAPELEQVLHQSMQASAGEGPNIEPGLAERMQQSLVDATQRQEMIGQPAILLTSGMLRATLSRFVKYTIPNMRVISYQEVPDEKQIRIVSAVGQ; via the coding sequence ATCAATTTGAAACTGTCACTGACACAAATTCGGCAATTAGCACCGGTTAATATTACCGGGTTGGGGACGCCAGCGTTGGTGCTGGCCGCACTGGCGATGGTTGTACTGCCAATGCCCGCTTTTTTGTTGGATATTTTATTTTCCTTCAATATCGCGCTGGCATTAGTGGTGTTGTTGGTGGCGATTTATACCAATCGACCGTTGGATTTTGCCGCGTTCCCAACGGTATTGCTGGTTGCAACTCTGCTGCGGTTAGCGCTGAACGTGGCGTCAACGCGGGTGGTGTTGCTTGATGGACACAATGGCAGTGATGCTGCCGGTAATGTGATTGAAGCATTTGGCTCTGTGGTGATCGGGGGTAATTACGCGGTTGGCCTAGTGGTTTTTTTGATCCTGATCATCATTAATTTTGCCGTCGTGACTAAAGGCGCCGGGCGCATTTCTGAGGTAAGTGCCAGATTTACCTTAGATGCGATGCCGGGGAAACAGATGGCGATTGATGCCGATCTGAATGCTGGATTGATTAATCAGGAGCAGGCTAGAACCCGGCGGGATGAAGTGACCCGTGAAGCAGACTTTTATGGTGCGATGGATGGTGCGTCAAAGTTTGTTAAAGGGGATGCCGTTGCAGGCATTATGATCCTGATTATCAATATGCTGGGTGGCTTTATTATTGGCATGGCACAGCATGATCTTGATTTTGGCAGTGCGGCAGAAATTTATACCTTGCTGACTATAGGTGATGGTTTGGTGGCACAAATTCCCGGATTGCTGCTGTCTATTGCCGCGGCATTAATGGTCACGCGGCAAAATGAATCCGGTGATATGGGACAAATGGTGATTGGTCAGATGTTTGACAGTCCCAAAGCATTAGGTATTGCCGCCGCGGTATTGTTTGTGATGGGCATTGTTCCTGGTATGCCGCATTTAGCGTTTTTGTTATTTGCTTTACTGGCCGCAGCGGGAGCTTATTGGATTGTCAGACGTAATAAGGCTGAAGTCGATGCGGCTAATCAGGCTCAGTTACAACCGTTAGGGGCTGGCGATGCGCAACCTAAAGAGCTGTCTTGGGATGATGTGCAACATGTTGACACCATAGGATTAGAAGTCGGATATCGGTTGATCCCTTTGGTAGATAAAGGTCAGGGTGGAGAGTTACTTAGCCGGATAAAAGGGGTGCGAAAAAAGTTATCCCAAGAGCTTGGTTTCTTAGTCCCTGCTGTGCATATCCGGGATAATTTGGATTTAGCACCGAGTGCTTACCGGATTGCTTTGATGGGGGTGGTTGTTGGTGAGGCTGAAATTACCCCTGATTGTGAATTAGCGATTAATCCTGGACAGGTATACGGCAAGCTTGAAGGTGTCGAGACCCGGGATCCGGCATTTGGTTTGGAGGCGGTGTGGATTACCCCAAATTTGCGTGAGCATGCTCAGACGCTGGGGTATACGGTTGTGGATACGGCTACGGTAATTGCTACCCATATTAGCCAGTTATTGACAAATAATGCCGCTAAATTGCTGGGCTATGAAGAGGTGCAACAGCTACTGGATATTTTGGCTAAGCAGGCACCGAAATTAGTTGATGGCTTTATTCCTGATGTGATGACACTCGGCACTGTGGTGAAGGTGATGCAAAACCTGCTCAATGAAGGTGTCTCTATTCGGGATCAGCGCACGATTGTGCAGACATTACTGGAATATGGCCCTAAGAGTACCGACACCGAAGTGTTAACCGCCGCGGTGCGTATAGCATTGAAACGTATGATCGTTCAAGAGATTGCGGGGCCAGAGTTAGAAATTCCCGTCATAACCTTGGCGCCAGAGTTGGAACAGGTATTGCATCAGTCTATGCAGGCATCTGCTGGGGAAGGGCCAAATATTGAGCCTGGCTTGGCAGAGCGAATGCAACAGTCACTGGTTGATGCAACACAGCGGCAAGAAATGATAGGTCAGCCGGCGATTTTACTGACATCCGGTATGCTACGGGCAACATTGTCACGTTTTGTCAAATACACCATACCGAATATGCGGGTTATCTCTTATCAAGAGGTCCCGGATGAGAAGCAGATAAGGATTGTGTCTGCTGTGGGTCAATAG
- the fliQ gene encoding flagellar biosynthesis protein FliQ, whose amino-acid sequence MTPEALVDIFREALSVIVLIVSVIIVPGLLVGLVVAVFQAATSINEQTLSFLPRLLVTLFALMFMGHWMVQTLMDFFMLMIQQIPQIIG is encoded by the coding sequence GTGACCCCGGAGGCCTTGGTTGATATTTTCCGTGAAGCCTTATCGGTGATCGTGCTGATTGTTTCTGTGATCATTGTTCCCGGTCTGTTGGTGGGGTTAGTAGTCGCTGTGTTCCAAGCGGCGACATCCATCAATGAACAGACCCTGAGTTTTCTCCCCCGCCTATTGGTTACCCTGTTTGCCTTGATGTTTATGGGCCATTGGATGGTACAGACGTTGATGGATTTTTTTATGCTGATGATCCAGCAAATTCCCCAGATAATTGGATAA
- the fliP gene encoding flagellar type III secretion system pore protein FliP (The bacterial flagellar biogenesis protein FliP forms a type III secretion system (T3SS)-type pore required for flagellar assembly.): MKWLAGVLTGLLLCGSPLALADAGILPAVTVTQTPEGGTQYSVTLQILLLMTALSFLPAAVIMLTSFTRIIVVLSILRQAIGLQQTPSNQVLIGLSLFLTLFIMAPVFERIYAAGVKPYMDEQVTLQQGYEQGKVPLKDFMLAQTRLTDLSTFIDIAGYQDIAEPADTPMSVLVPAFVTSELKTAFQIGFMLFIPFLVIDLVVASILMAMGMMMLSPMIVSLPFKIMLFVLVDGWSLVMGTLANSFGI; this comes from the coding sequence ATGAAGTGGCTGGCCGGTGTGCTGACTGGGCTCCTATTATGTGGGAGTCCATTGGCGCTGGCGGATGCTGGCATTTTACCGGCCGTTACTGTCACCCAAACACCGGAAGGTGGCACACAGTATTCGGTGACACTGCAGATCTTACTTTTAATGACTGCGCTGAGTTTCCTACCGGCCGCAGTCATTATGTTAACCTCCTTTACCCGTATCATTGTGGTGTTATCCATTTTGCGGCAGGCCATTGGCCTGCAGCAAACCCCATCTAACCAAGTCTTAATCGGTCTGAGTTTATTTTTAACCCTGTTTATTATGGCGCCGGTATTTGAACGAATTTATGCTGCCGGAGTAAAGCCCTATATGGATGAACAAGTGACTCTGCAGCAGGGGTATGAGCAAGGGAAAGTACCACTGAAAGATTTTATGCTGGCGCAGACTCGGTTGACTGATTTGAGTACTTTTATTGATATTGCGGGTTATCAGGATATTGCCGAGCCAGCAGATACACCTATGTCTGTTCTGGTGCCAGCATTCGTGACCAGTGAGCTAAAAACAGCATTCCAAATTGGCTTTATGTTGTTTATTCCTTTTTTGGTGATTGATTTAGTGGTGGCCAGTATTTTGATGGCCATGGGGATGATGATGTTGTCTCCGATGATAGTGTCGCTGCCATTTAAAATTATGCTGTTTGTACTGGTTGATGGCTGGTCGCTGGTGATGGGCACGCTGGCCAATAGTTTCGGCATTTAG
- a CDS encoding RNA polymerase sigma factor FliA: protein MNKAAAYTRLDPKASIVEQYAPLVKRIAHHLLARLPASVQLDDLLQAGMIGLLEAAAKFDGSKGAKFETFAGIRIRGAMLDEIRRGDWVPRSVHKNQRRVAQAIDELEQELGRDAKDAEIACHLDMTLDEYHQVLNDVSVGKVIGIEDLSGSVEAFSNSQSHYDSPFETLSDSQFQLALTEAINQLQERDALVLSLYYSEALNLKEIGAILEVSESRVSQILSQAMLRLKAKLRHWTQV from the coding sequence GTGAATAAAGCCGCAGCGTATACTCGTTTAGACCCTAAAGCTTCAATCGTCGAACAGTATGCTCCGTTGGTTAAAAGGATCGCACACCATTTACTGGCTAGGCTACCAGCTTCAGTTCAGTTAGATGATTTGTTGCAAGCAGGGATGATTGGATTATTGGAAGCTGCGGCTAAATTTGATGGCAGTAAAGGGGCTAAATTTGAAACCTTTGCTGGTATCAGGATCCGTGGTGCCATGCTGGATGAAATCCGGCGCGGGGATTGGGTGCCCCGTTCGGTACATAAAAATCAGCGTCGTGTTGCTCAAGCAATTGATGAACTTGAGCAAGAGCTAGGCAGAGATGCAAAGGATGCAGAAATTGCCTGTCATCTGGACATGACGCTGGATGAGTACCATCAAGTTCTCAACGATGTGTCGGTTGGGAAAGTTATAGGGATTGAGGATTTAAGTGGTTCTGTTGAAGCATTTTCAAATAGCCAGAGTCATTATGATTCACCTTTTGAAACTCTTTCAGATTCACAGTTTCAGTTGGCATTAACAGAAGCTATTAATCAGTTGCAGGAGCGAGACGCATTGGTTTTATCGCTTTATTACAGTGAAGCGCTGAACCTGAAAGAAATCGGAGCCATTCTTGAAGTAAGCGAGTCCAGAGTCAGCCAGATATTAAGTCAGGCGATGCTGCGACTGAAAGCGAAACTCAGACACTGGACCCAAGTATAA
- the flhF gene encoding flagellar biosynthesis protein FlhF: MKIKRFLAKDMRGALAQVKECLGDDAVIMSNKTVAGGIEIVAAVDFDADAVSHSDAGGVKTKRTIATNNVAQASHKRQTNNTEADSLEALLARQQKQLDKQLQQNSRSGNKVPDWAQPQPEHNAASQRRAPSYAGVGKVDKDSQKQIGKIQSELAALRNLLTHQVAGLMSAQKQQRDPVGAMLEQSLSAAGFASNVAIKLGYGLKGITETEIKSALQHRLAGMLHSHGDEIIVNGGVVALVGPTGVGKTTTIAKLAARFIARHGAQQVALVTTDHYRIGAYEQLATYGKIMGCPVKQANDLFELERVLKQLSNRKLVLIDTAGMGQRDTRLYQQLENLAVNHALPIQSYLVMSTTSQRSVLEDALSHFQQIPLSGVILTKIDESVSLAAALSVVIETELPLSYVTHGQRVPEDLALADEAWLAESALSCLHREEFKFAPDLTGLNDVSYAFE; this comes from the coding sequence ATGAAGATAAAACGTTTTTTAGCCAAAGATATGCGTGGTGCTCTTGCTCAGGTAAAAGAGTGCTTGGGTGATGATGCCGTCATTATGTCTAATAAAACGGTTGCAGGTGGCATTGAAATTGTCGCAGCAGTGGATTTCGACGCGGATGCTGTCAGTCATAGTGATGCTGGTGGGGTGAAAACCAAGCGGACAATTGCAACTAACAATGTTGCGCAAGCATCCCATAAACGGCAGACAAACAATACTGAAGCCGATTCGTTAGAGGCGTTATTGGCAAGGCAGCAAAAGCAGCTCGATAAACAGTTACAACAAAATAGTCGCTCAGGTAATAAAGTGCCGGACTGGGCGCAACCACAACCGGAACATAACGCTGCATCACAACGAAGAGCACCTAGTTATGCTGGCGTCGGGAAAGTGGATAAAGATAGCCAAAAACAGATAGGTAAAATCCAATCGGAATTGGCGGCACTGCGTAATTTATTGACTCATCAAGTTGCTGGATTAATGTCAGCACAGAAGCAACAACGAGATCCTGTTGGTGCCATGTTGGAGCAGTCATTATCTGCGGCAGGTTTTGCTTCAAATGTTGCAATTAAGTTGGGATATGGTCTTAAAGGGATAACCGAGACGGAAATTAAGTCAGCTTTGCAGCACAGATTAGCCGGTATGTTACACAGTCATGGTGATGAAATAATCGTCAACGGTGGAGTAGTTGCACTGGTCGGACCGACCGGAGTGGGTAAAACTACAACGATTGCGAAATTAGCTGCACGTTTTATCGCCCGTCATGGGGCGCAACAGGTTGCGCTGGTTACAACAGATCATTATCGTATCGGGGCTTATGAACAGCTGGCCACATACGGCAAAATTATGGGCTGTCCGGTAAAGCAAGCGAATGATTTATTTGAGTTAGAACGAGTATTAAAACAGTTAAGTAATCGTAAGCTAGTGTTAATTGATACGGCTGGTATGGGACAGCGAGATACACGTTTGTATCAACAGTTAGAAAACTTGGCTGTGAATCATGCTTTGCCGATACAAAGCTATTTGGTTATGTCTACAACTTCTCAACGCAGTGTTTTGGAAGATGCATTAAGCCATTTCCAGCAGATCCCGTTATCGGGGGTGATTTTGACCAAAATAGATGAGTCGGTTTCCCTTGCTGCTGCGTTGAGCGTTGTGATTGAAACCGAGTTGCCGCTAAGTTATGTGACCCATGGTCAGCGGGTACCGGAAGATTTAGCGCTGGCAGATGAAGCATGGTTGGCAGAGTCGGCATTATCTTGTCTGCACAGGGAAGAATTTAAATTTGCACCTGATTTAACCGGGTTAAATGACGTGTCCTATGCTTTTGAGTAG